A window of Micrococcus endophyticus contains these coding sequences:
- a CDS encoding amidohydrolase, protein MTVIAFVNAHVVPVESAPFDGALIVEDGRITALGPDVAAPEGADVVDCEGKWLLPGFVDAHVHLGMHAEGEVGTTSDVNEMTDPVMAGVRAIDAVDPNEPGWRDALAGGVTTVNVNPGSGNPIGGQAVALHTHGRTVDEMVLRSPSGVKSALGENPKNVYKEKGRTPSTRLGTALVIREAFLKAQGYLARQEEAEREGKPFTKDPHMEALGKVLRREIPWRQHCHRTDDIATALRIADEFGYELVLDHGTEAHPVADLLADRGVPVLIGPLFTTKSKPELRGRSMRNPGRLARAGVEISIITDHPVIPIDFLVYQAALSVKEGLDPETALRAITLNPAKVLGLEDRIGSLAMGKDADLVLWSGDPLDVMQRALRVWIGGRCVMEYDLATARPVVASARPVED, encoded by the coding sequence ATGACCGTCATCGCCTTCGTCAACGCCCACGTCGTCCCCGTCGAGTCCGCGCCCTTCGACGGCGCCCTGATCGTCGAGGACGGCAGGATCACCGCCCTCGGCCCGGACGTCGCCGCCCCGGAGGGGGCCGACGTCGTGGACTGCGAGGGCAAGTGGCTGCTGCCCGGCTTCGTGGACGCCCACGTCCACCTGGGCATGCACGCCGAGGGCGAGGTCGGCACCACCTCGGACGTCAACGAGATGACGGACCCCGTCATGGCCGGCGTGCGGGCCATCGACGCCGTGGACCCCAACGAGCCCGGCTGGCGCGACGCCCTGGCCGGCGGCGTCACCACCGTGAACGTCAACCCCGGCTCCGGCAACCCCATCGGCGGGCAGGCCGTGGCCCTGCACACCCACGGGCGCACCGTGGACGAGATGGTGCTGCGCAGCCCCTCCGGCGTGAAGTCGGCCCTCGGCGAGAACCCCAAGAACGTGTACAAGGAGAAGGGCCGCACCCCCTCCACCCGCCTGGGCACCGCGCTGGTGATCCGCGAGGCGTTCCTGAAGGCCCAGGGGTACCTGGCCCGGCAGGAGGAGGCCGAGCGGGAGGGCAAGCCGTTCACGAAGGACCCGCACATGGAGGCGCTCGGCAAGGTGCTGCGGCGGGAGATCCCGTGGCGGCAGCACTGCCACCGCACGGACGACATCGCCACGGCGCTGCGGATCGCGGACGAGTTCGGCTACGAGCTCGTGCTGGACCACGGCACCGAGGCCCACCCCGTGGCGGACCTGCTCGCCGACCGCGGCGTGCCCGTGCTCATCGGCCCCCTGTTCACCACGAAGTCCAAGCCGGAGCTGCGCGGCCGCTCGATGCGCAACCCGGGCCGCCTGGCCCGCGCGGGCGTGGAGATCAGCATCATCACGGACCACCCGGTCATCCCCATCGACTTCCTCGTCTACCAGGCGGCCCTGTCCGTGAAGGAGGGCCTGGACCCGGAGACCGCGCTGCGCGCCATCACCCTGAACCCGGCCAAGGTGCTGGGCCTCGAGGACCGCATCGGCTCGCTGGCCATGGGCAAGGACGCGGACCTCGTGCTGTGGTCCGGGGACCCGCTGGACGTGATGCAGCGGGCGCTGCGGGTCTGGATCGGCGGGCGCTGCGTGATGGAGTACGACCTCGCCACGGCCCGCCCCGTGGTGGCCTCCGCCCGCCCCGTGGAGGACTGA
- a CDS encoding FAS1-like dehydratase domain-containing protein, whose translation MSVNPDVAGRSYPPAPPFQVGREAVRAFASAVQAQHAAHHDVEAARALGHADLLAPPTFAVVIAQRAEAAAVDDPEVGIDFSRVVHADERFVHHRPLVAGDEVVATVRIASVKSLGGNDMVTTVTEIADADGAPVSTVTSTLLVRGEGS comes from the coding sequence TTGAGCGTGAACCCCGACGTCGCCGGGCGGAGCTATCCGCCCGCGCCCCCGTTCCAGGTCGGCCGTGAGGCGGTCCGCGCCTTCGCCTCCGCCGTGCAGGCGCAGCACGCCGCCCACCATGACGTGGAGGCGGCCCGCGCCCTCGGCCACGCCGACCTCCTCGCCCCGCCGACCTTCGCCGTCGTGATCGCCCAGCGCGCCGAGGCGGCCGCGGTCGACGACCCCGAGGTCGGCATCGACTTCTCCCGCGTGGTCCACGCGGACGAGCGCTTCGTGCACCACCGCCCGCTCGTGGCGGGGGACGAGGTCGTGGCCACGGTGCGGATCGCCTCCGTGAAGTCGCTCGGCGGCAATGACATGGTCACCACCGTCACCGAGATCGCCGACGCGGACGGCGCGCCCGTCTCCACCGTCACGTCCACCCTGCTGGTCCGGGGAGAGGGGTCCTGA
- the asd gene encoding aspartate-semialdehyde dehydrogenase — MTSAAPSPVTAPDAAAVPTVGLIGWRGMVGSVLMQRMAEEDDFARIRPVFFSTSNAGGPAPTFEGVPGDAGPLQDAYDLDVLASLPVIVTAQGGDYTKDVYPRLRAAGWDGIWIDAASTLRMEDTSVIALDPVNRSVIDAALASGVKDFIGGNCTVSCMLMGLGGLFKSGLVEWGTAMTYQAASGGGARHMRELLTQYADLGGVVRDELADPASAILEIDRKVLELQRGGLDATQFGVPLGGSLIPWIDSDLGNGVSREEQKAFDETNKVLGLRGEDRIAFDSLCVRIGAMRSHSQALTLKLTRDVPLDEVEQIIAEDNEWVRLVANTKEASVAELTPIAATGTLQVPVGRLRKLNMGPEYLSAFTVGDQLLWGAAEPVRRMLMIATGNL, encoded by the coding sequence ATGACCTCCGCCGCCCCCTCCCCCGTCACCGCCCCCGACGCCGCCGCCGTGCCCACCGTGGGCCTGATCGGCTGGCGCGGCATGGTGGGCTCGGTCCTCATGCAGCGCATGGCCGAGGAGGACGACTTCGCCCGCATCCGGCCCGTCTTCTTCTCCACGTCCAACGCCGGCGGCCCCGCCCCGACGTTCGAGGGCGTGCCCGGCGACGCCGGCCCGCTCCAGGACGCGTACGACCTGGACGTGCTCGCTTCGCTCCCCGTGATCGTCACCGCGCAGGGCGGCGACTACACGAAGGACGTCTACCCGCGGCTGCGCGCCGCCGGCTGGGACGGGATCTGGATCGACGCCGCCTCCACGCTGCGCATGGAGGACACCTCCGTGATCGCGCTGGACCCCGTGAACCGCTCCGTGATCGACGCGGCGCTGGCCTCCGGCGTGAAGGATTTCATCGGCGGCAACTGCACCGTCTCCTGCATGCTCATGGGCCTCGGCGGCCTGTTCAAGTCCGGCCTCGTGGAGTGGGGCACCGCCATGACGTACCAGGCGGCCTCCGGCGGCGGCGCGCGCCACATGCGCGAGCTGCTCACCCAGTACGCGGACCTCGGCGGCGTCGTGCGCGACGAGCTGGCCGACCCGGCGTCGGCGATCCTCGAGATCGACCGCAAGGTGCTCGAGCTGCAGCGCGGCGGCCTGGACGCCACCCAGTTCGGCGTCCCGCTCGGCGGCTCCCTCATCCCGTGGATCGACTCGGACCTGGGCAACGGCGTCTCCCGCGAGGAGCAGAAGGCGTTCGACGAGACCAACAAGGTGCTCGGCCTGCGCGGCGAGGACCGGATCGCCTTCGACTCGCTGTGCGTGCGCATCGGCGCCATGCGCTCCCACTCGCAGGCCCTCACGCTCAAGCTGACCCGGGACGTGCCCCTGGACGAGGTCGAGCAGATCATCGCCGAGGACAACGAGTGGGTCCGCCTCGTGGCGAACACGAAGGAGGCCTCGGTCGCCGAGCTGACGCCCATCGCGGCCACCGGCACCCTGCAGGTCCCCGTGGGGCGCCTGCGCAAGCTCAACATGGGCCCCGAGTACCTCTCGGCCTTCACCGTGGGCGACCAGCTCCTGTGGGGCGCCGCGGAGCCCGTGCGTCGCATGCTGATGATCGCGACCGGGAACCTCTGA
- a CDS encoding UDP-N-acetylmuramate dehydrogenase, translating to MSERLAEHTTTRVGGPARAWVTARTESEAIEAVRAADAAGEPLFVLGGGSNTLMADAGFPGTVVRLAFEGIEVREGAEAREGDADDQDSAAGGDRAGEAVVVRVAAGHPWDDAVAWTVEHGLVGIEALSGIPGSAGATPVQNVGAYGADVSQVLVSLRAWDREAGQVVELGAEELEFGYRDSIIKRSMLETGAPSPRWIVLSIDVRLRRASGAAEPTAPVRYGQLASALDVAEGTHAPLAVVRREVLALRAAKGMVSDPQDPDTWSTGSYFTNPIVPAAVRASLPEGAPAFAAGRAADGTELVKLSAAWLIDHAGFAKGFGLPDVAPREGGPDGRGADGAGLAGGRASVSTKHTLAMTNRGDASTEDVLMIARTVRDGVKARFGVDLHPEPMIIGTSL from the coding sequence GTGAGCGAGCGGCTGGCCGAGCACACGACCACGCGCGTCGGCGGCCCCGCCCGCGCCTGGGTGACCGCCCGCACCGAGTCCGAGGCGATCGAGGCCGTCCGCGCCGCCGACGCGGCCGGTGAGCCGCTGTTCGTGCTCGGCGGCGGCTCGAACACCCTGATGGCCGACGCCGGCTTCCCCGGCACCGTGGTCCGCCTCGCCTTCGAGGGCATCGAGGTCCGCGAGGGCGCCGAGGCTCGCGAGGGCGACGCGGACGACCAGGACTCTGCCGCCGGCGGGGACCGGGCCGGCGAGGCCGTCGTCGTGCGCGTGGCCGCCGGCCACCCGTGGGACGACGCCGTGGCGTGGACCGTGGAGCACGGCCTCGTCGGGATCGAGGCGCTCTCGGGGATCCCCGGATCCGCCGGCGCCACCCCCGTGCAGAACGTGGGCGCCTATGGGGCGGACGTGTCCCAGGTGCTCGTGTCCCTGCGCGCGTGGGACCGCGAGGCCGGGCAGGTCGTGGAGCTGGGCGCCGAGGAGCTGGAGTTCGGCTACCGGGACTCGATCATCAAGCGCTCCATGCTCGAGACCGGGGCCCCCAGCCCGCGCTGGATCGTTCTCTCCATCGACGTGCGGCTGCGCCGCGCCTCCGGGGCCGCCGAGCCCACCGCCCCCGTGCGCTACGGGCAGCTGGCCTCCGCGCTGGACGTGGCGGAGGGCACGCACGCCCCGCTGGCCGTGGTGCGTCGCGAGGTGCTGGCCCTGCGCGCCGCCAAGGGGATGGTCTCGGACCCGCAGGACCCGGACACCTGGTCCACGGGCAGCTACTTCACCAACCCGATCGTGCCGGCCGCCGTGCGGGCCTCCCTGCCCGAGGGCGCCCCGGCGTTTGCGGCGGGCCGGGCGGCGGACGGCACCGAGCTCGTCAAGCTCTCGGCGGCCTGGCTGATCGACCACGCGGGCTTCGCCAAGGGCTTCGGCCTGCCGGACGTGGCGCCGCGCGAGGGCGGCCCGGACGGCCGCGGCGCGGACGGGGCCGGACTGGCCGGGGGCCGCGCGTCGGTCTCCACGAAGCACACGCTGGCCATGACCAACCGCGGGGACGCGTCCACGGAGGACGTCCTGATGATCGCGCGCACCGTGCGCGACGGCGTGAAGGCGCGCTTCGGCGTCGACCTGCACCCCGAGCCGATGATCATCGGCACGAGCCTCTGA
- a CDS encoding dihydrofolate reductase: MSRATRPTEPVIAMIWAQTPERVIGLDGTMPWHVPEDLAHFRAHTHGHPVIMGRRTWESFPARFRPLPGRTNIVVSRTLTATEEAGAELRAAGAVVVPDFGAALAAAAEADGCDTVWVIGGATLYEQALDVASRAEVTVIDADVDGDTHAPVLDPRWRRTAVDPAPDAWLDSASGPRHRFERWERD, from the coding sequence ATGAGCCGGGCCACCCGTCCCACCGAGCCCGTGATCGCCATGATCTGGGCCCAGACCCCCGAGCGCGTCATCGGCCTCGACGGCACCATGCCGTGGCACGTCCCCGAGGACCTCGCGCACTTCCGGGCCCACACGCACGGCCACCCCGTGATCATGGGACGGCGCACCTGGGAGTCCTTCCCCGCCCGGTTCCGCCCGCTGCCCGGGCGCACCAACATCGTGGTCTCCCGCACCCTGACCGCCACCGAGGAGGCCGGCGCGGAGCTGCGGGCCGCGGGCGCCGTCGTCGTCCCGGACTTCGGGGCGGCCCTGGCCGCCGCCGCCGAGGCCGACGGCTGCGACACCGTGTGGGTGATCGGCGGGGCCACCCTCTACGAGCAGGCCCTCGACGTGGCCTCGCGGGCCGAGGTGACCGTGATCGACGCCGACGTCGACGGCGACACGCACGCCCCGGTCCTGGACCCCCGCTGGCGGCGCACCGCCGTCGACCCCGCCCCCGACGCGTGGCTGGACTCCGCCTCCGGCCCGCGCCACCGCTTCGAACGATGGGAACGCGACTGA
- a CDS encoding MaoC/PaaZ C-terminal domain-containing protein — protein sequence MSTAPRLSELTKGETIGSRTVPLTRADLVAYAGASGDHNPIHWSPSFAERVGLPGVIAHGMLTMGAALQLVSDWAGDPGAVVDYQTRFTGMVPVADTTGQTGDDGAPVPGATLQVVGKVGAVDEAAGTVRIDLDVTNPDAEKPRVLTKAQAVVRLATPAPAAGESA from the coding sequence ATGAGCACCGCCCCCCGCCTGTCCGAGCTGACCAAGGGCGAGACGATCGGCAGCCGCACCGTGCCGCTGACGCGCGCGGACCTCGTGGCCTACGCCGGCGCGTCCGGGGACCACAACCCCATCCACTGGTCGCCGTCCTTCGCCGAGCGCGTGGGCCTGCCCGGCGTCATCGCCCACGGCATGCTCACCATGGGCGCGGCCCTGCAGCTCGTCTCCGACTGGGCCGGGGACCCGGGCGCCGTCGTCGACTACCAGACCCGCTTCACGGGAATGGTGCCGGTCGCGGACACCACGGGGCAGACCGGCGACGACGGCGCGCCCGTCCCCGGCGCGACGCTGCAGGTGGTCGGCAAGGTCGGCGCCGTGGACGAGGCCGCCGGCACCGTGCGCATCGACCTGGACGTCACCAACCCGGACGCGGAGAAGCCGCGCGTGCTGACCAAGGCGCAGGCCGTGGTCCGCCTCGCCACGCCCGCCCCGGCCGCGGGGGAGTCCGCGTGA
- a CDS encoding NF038396 family protein produces MAPTDPQDRLFTPQAVTFLALVACPVLAFVCAVMGLILVLQGKTIAGLVFLIVLTQVFAVGGLIAWNKRKRAQQGR; encoded by the coding sequence ATGGCCCCGACCGACCCCCAGGACCGCCTCTTCACCCCGCAGGCGGTGACGTTCCTCGCGCTCGTCGCGTGCCCCGTGCTCGCGTTCGTCTGCGCGGTGATGGGCCTGATCCTCGTGCTGCAGGGCAAGACGATCGCCGGGCTCGTGTTCCTGATCGTGCTGACGCAGGTGTTCGCGGTGGGCGGTCTCATCGCGTGGAACAAGCGGAAGCGGGCGCAGCAGGGCCGGTAG
- a CDS encoding GNAT family N-acetyltransferase, whose protein sequence is MENTAAKSQPEKIVHERLKVTRDPDRERFELRQDGTFIGFLGYAQETVPGPDGEDRTVVRLQHTIIDEAHGRKGYARALVTMVLDRLRAEGDSIVPECSYVEDYLRRYPEYQDMVFNG, encoded by the coding sequence ATGGAGAACACCGCCGCGAAGAGCCAGCCCGAGAAGATCGTCCACGAGCGCCTGAAGGTGACCCGCGACCCGGACCGCGAGCGCTTCGAGCTGCGCCAGGACGGGACGTTCATCGGCTTCCTCGGCTACGCCCAGGAGACCGTCCCCGGCCCGGACGGCGAGGACCGGACGGTCGTGCGGCTGCAGCACACGATCATCGACGAGGCCCACGGCCGGAAGGGCTATGCGCGCGCGCTCGTCACCATGGTGCTGGACCGCCTGCGTGCCGAGGGCGACTCCATCGTGCCCGAGTGCTCCTACGTGGAGGACTACCTGCGCCGCTACCCCGAGTACCAGGACATGGTGTTCAACGGCTGA
- a CDS encoding DEAD/DEAH box helicase has product MSDALAPQTTPEAQVDAAELAEARQEAAEAAAPEAETPETAAAATETDSAPEAETAEEPEAPAEPVGPTFLDLGLDARVLAAVEDLGYTRPSPIQEATIPLLLDGRDVVGLAQTGTGKTGAFALPALARLAETADVNGRADTPQVLVLAPTRELALQVADAFDSYAKHLEDVSVLAVYGGSPYGPQLAGLRRGAQVVVGTPGRVIDHLERGSLDLSDLQTLVLDEADEMLRMGFAEEVDRILASTPDTKQTALFSATMPPAIRRISAQYLNAPEEVAVARQSTTSATIRQRYLQVGHQWKLEAFTRILETEDHDGVIAFVRTRAGTEELAQKLNRAGFKAVAISGDIAQKQREKTVEDLKAGRVDILVATDVAARGLDVERISLVVNYDIPQDAESYVHRIGRTGRAGRQGDAVLFMTPRERFLLKQIERTTRQQVEEMAVPAVKDVNAARKRRFADGITRTLERSSEEELAVFGEIVAAYVEEHDAEPSRVAAALGMMAQGGRPLLAKEQEIPTGPRGRKERDGGRDGGRERGTADGRGSRGPAREPAAGNATYWIAVGHQDRVRPGNIVGALANEVGLPASAIGAIDLRGNHSLVELPADLTPAQLEAAANIEISGRRLGLRKDTGRPTRAERDGDERRGGFRKDRGERGGHGGHRGGFRKDRDERGFRGDREERGGFRGDRDDRGDRGGFRKDREDRGGFRKDREDRGDRGGFRKDREDRGGFRKDRDERGGFRGGKAGGRKPRWGAQERSDRGPRR; this is encoded by the coding sequence ATGTCTGACGCCCTCGCTCCCCAGACCACGCCCGAGGCCCAGGTCGACGCCGCCGAGCTCGCCGAGGCCCGCCAGGAGGCCGCCGAGGCCGCCGCCCCCGAGGCCGAGACCCCCGAGACCGCCGCCGCGGCCACCGAGACCGACTCCGCCCCCGAGGCCGAGACCGCCGAGGAGCCCGAGGCCCCGGCCGAGCCGGTCGGCCCCACCTTCCTGGACCTCGGCCTGGACGCCCGCGTGCTGGCCGCCGTCGAGGACCTGGGCTACACCCGCCCCTCGCCGATCCAGGAGGCGACCATCCCGCTGCTGCTGGACGGCCGCGACGTCGTGGGCCTGGCGCAGACCGGCACCGGCAAGACCGGCGCCTTCGCCCTGCCGGCGCTGGCCCGCCTGGCCGAGACCGCGGACGTCAACGGCCGCGCGGACACCCCGCAGGTGCTCGTGCTCGCCCCGACCCGCGAGCTGGCCCTCCAGGTGGCCGACGCCTTCGACAGCTACGCCAAGCACCTCGAGGACGTCTCCGTGCTCGCCGTCTACGGCGGCTCCCCGTACGGCCCGCAGCTGGCCGGCCTGCGCCGCGGCGCCCAGGTCGTGGTGGGCACGCCGGGCCGCGTGATCGACCACCTCGAGCGCGGCTCCCTGGACCTGTCCGACCTGCAGACCCTCGTGCTGGACGAGGCGGACGAGATGCTGCGCATGGGCTTCGCCGAGGAGGTGGACCGCATCCTCGCCTCCACCCCGGACACGAAGCAGACCGCGCTGTTCTCCGCCACCATGCCGCCGGCCATCCGCCGCATCTCCGCGCAGTACCTGAACGCACCGGAGGAGGTGGCCGTCGCCCGCCAGTCGACCACGTCCGCCACCATCCGCCAGCGCTACCTGCAGGTGGGCCACCAGTGGAAGCTGGAGGCGTTCACCCGCATCCTCGAGACCGAGGACCACGACGGCGTGATCGCGTTCGTGCGCACGCGCGCCGGCACCGAGGAGCTCGCTCAGAAGCTCAACCGCGCCGGGTTCAAGGCCGTGGCCATCTCCGGCGACATCGCCCAGAAGCAGCGCGAGAAGACCGTGGAGGACCTCAAGGCGGGCCGCGTGGACATCCTCGTGGCCACGGACGTGGCCGCCCGCGGCCTGGACGTGGAGCGCATCTCCCTGGTGGTCAACTACGACATCCCGCAGGACGCCGAGTCCTACGTGCACCGCATCGGCCGCACCGGCCGCGCCGGGCGCCAGGGCGACGCCGTGCTGTTCATGACCCCGCGCGAGCGCTTCCTGCTCAAGCAGATCGAGCGCACCACCCGCCAGCAGGTCGAGGAGATGGCGGTGCCGGCCGTGAAGGACGTCAACGCGGCCCGCAAGCGCCGCTTCGCCGACGGCATCACCCGCACCCTCGAGCGCTCCTCCGAGGAGGAGCTGGCCGTGTTCGGCGAGATCGTGGCCGCGTACGTCGAGGAGCACGACGCCGAGCCGTCCCGCGTGGCCGCGGCCCTGGGCATGATGGCCCAGGGCGGCCGCCCGCTGCTGGCCAAGGAGCAGGAGATCCCCACCGGCCCGCGGGGCCGCAAGGAGCGAGACGGCGGCCGTGACGGCGGCCGGGAGCGCGGCACCGCGGACGGCCGCGGCTCGCGTGGCCCGGCCCGCGAGCCCGCCGCCGGCAACGCCACGTACTGGATCGCCGTCGGGCACCAGGACCGCGTGCGCCCGGGCAACATCGTGGGCGCGCTCGCCAACGAGGTGGGCCTGCCCGCCTCGGCCATCGGCGCGATCGACCTGCGCGGCAACCACTCGCTCGTCGAGCTGCCCGCGGACCTCACCCCGGCCCAGCTCGAGGCCGCGGCGAACATCGAGATCAGCGGCCGCCGGCTGGGCCTGCGCAAGGACACCGGCCGCCCGACCCGCGCCGAGCGCGACGGGGACGAGCGCCGCGGCGGCTTCCGCAAGGACCGCGGCGAGCGCGGCGGCCACGGCGGCCACCGGGGCGGGTTCCGCAAGGACCGCGACGAGCGCGGCTTCCGCGGCGACCGCGAGGAGCGCGGCGGGTTCCGCGGCGACCGTGATGACCGCGGCGATCGCGGTGGCTTCCGCAAGGACCGCGAGGACCGTGGTGGCTTCCGCAAGGACCGTGAGGACCGCGGCGATCGCGGGGGCTTCCGCAAGGACCGTGAGGACCGCGGCGGGTTCCGCAAGGACCGCGACGAGCGGGGCGGCTTCCGCGGCGGCAAGGCCGGTGGCCGCAAGCCCCGCTGGGGCGCCCAGGAGCGCAGCGACCGCGGCCCGCGTCGCTGA
- a CDS encoding thymidylate synthase: protein MERVSIPTPYEDLLADVMANGAVKSDRTGTGTRSVFGRQMRFDLSRSFPLITTKRVHFKSVALELLWFLRGDSNVRWLQERGVTIWDEWADEDGELGPVYGVQWRSWPTPDGGQIDQIAKVVESIRTNPDSRRHLVTAWNPAEVDAMALPPCHALFQFHVTPGVDGAPGTLSCQLYQRSADLFLGVPFNIASYALLTVMVAQQTGLTPGEFVWTGGDCHIYANHEDQVREQLSREPYPYPRLRLRRTPASIFDYDYEDFEVLDYRHHPTITAPIAV, encoded by the coding sequence GTGGAGCGGGTGAGCATCCCCACCCCCTATGAGGACCTCCTCGCCGACGTGATGGCGAACGGCGCCGTGAAGTCGGACCGCACCGGCACCGGCACCCGCAGCGTCTTCGGCCGGCAGATGCGCTTCGACCTGTCCCGCTCCTTCCCGCTGATCACCACCAAGCGGGTGCACTTCAAGTCCGTGGCCCTCGAGCTGCTCTGGTTCCTGCGCGGCGACTCCAACGTGCGCTGGCTCCAGGAGCGCGGCGTGACCATCTGGGACGAGTGGGCGGACGAGGACGGCGAGCTCGGCCCCGTCTACGGCGTCCAGTGGCGTTCCTGGCCCACGCCGGACGGCGGGCAGATCGACCAGATCGCCAAGGTCGTGGAGTCGATCCGCACGAACCCCGACTCGCGCCGCCACCTCGTCACCGCCTGGAACCCCGCCGAGGTGGACGCGATGGCCCTGCCCCCGTGCCACGCGCTGTTCCAGTTCCACGTGACCCCCGGCGTCGACGGCGCCCCCGGCACGCTCTCCTGCCAGCTCTACCAGCGCTCCGCGGACCTGTTCCTGGGCGTCCCGTTCAACATCGCCTCCTACGCGCTGCTCACCGTGATGGTCGCCCAGCAGACCGGCCTCACCCCCGGTGAGTTCGTGTGGACCGGCGGGGACTGCCACATCTACGCCAACCACGAGGACCAGGTGCGCGAGCAGCTCTCCCGCGAGCCCTACCCGTACCCGCGGCTGCGGCTGCGGCGCACCCCCGCGTCGATCTTCGACTACGACTACGAGGACTTCGAGGTCCTCGACTACCGTCACCACCCCACCATCACGGCGCCGATCGCCGTCTGA
- a CDS encoding cystathionine gamma-synthase, with protein sequence MTTHEQRPAGFGTRAVHAGQDLDEVYGAVVPPVHLSSTYAPVRVGELRRGYDYGRGTNPTRDALQTQLAALEAGVGEDGTPHALALTFASGLAAETALIMGAAEPGTTIVMGNDVYGGSYRLISKVLAKWGIRHAVVDMGDTAKVAAAVESAAAQGPVMVWLETPSNPLMKVSDIAAIAEVAHGHDALLVVDNTFATPYLQTPLALGADVVVHSTTKYIGGHSDVIGGALVIKDPELGAQVQFQQFAAGAVNGPWDAYLTTRGLKTLGVRMDRHQANAQAVAEWLAGRPEVTQVLYPGLPDHPDHELAARQMRGFGGMVSFRLAGGAAAARTVAESTRLFQLAESLGGIESLMNYPAEMTHASVAGTELAVPDDLLRLSVGIEDAEDLVADLEHALEALAG encoded by the coding sequence ATGACCACGCACGAGCAGCGCCCCGCCGGATTCGGCACCCGCGCCGTCCACGCCGGCCAGGACCTGGACGAGGTGTACGGGGCCGTCGTCCCGCCCGTCCACCTCTCCAGCACCTACGCGCCCGTGCGCGTGGGCGAGCTGCGCCGCGGCTACGACTACGGCCGCGGCACCAACCCGACCCGCGACGCCCTGCAGACGCAGCTGGCCGCCCTCGAGGCCGGCGTGGGGGAGGACGGGACGCCGCACGCCCTGGCCCTCACCTTCGCCTCCGGACTCGCCGCGGAGACCGCCCTGATCATGGGCGCCGCCGAGCCCGGCACCACGATCGTGATGGGCAACGACGTCTACGGCGGCTCTTACCGCCTGATCTCCAAGGTCCTGGCCAAGTGGGGGATCCGCCACGCGGTGGTGGACATGGGGGACACCGCGAAGGTGGCCGCCGCCGTCGAGTCCGCGGCCGCGCAGGGCCCGGTGATGGTCTGGCTCGAGACCCCGTCCAACCCGCTCATGAAGGTCTCGGACATCGCCGCGATCGCCGAGGTGGCGCACGGCCACGACGCGCTGCTCGTGGTGGACAACACCTTCGCCACCCCGTACCTGCAGACCCCGCTGGCCCTCGGCGCGGACGTGGTGGTGCACTCCACCACCAAGTACATCGGCGGCCACTCGGACGTCATCGGCGGCGCCCTGGTGATCAAGGACCCCGAGCTTGGGGCGCAGGTGCAGTTCCAGCAGTTCGCGGCCGGCGCCGTCAACGGCCCGTGGGACGCCTACCTGACCACCCGCGGCCTCAAGACCCTCGGCGTGCGCATGGACCGCCACCAGGCCAACGCGCAGGCCGTCGCCGAGTGGCTCGCCGGCCGGCCCGAGGTCACGCAGGTGCTGTACCCGGGCCTGCCGGACCATCCGGACCACGAGCTGGCCGCGCGCCAGATGCGCGGCTTCGGCGGCATGGTCTCCTTCCGCCTGGCCGGCGGCGCCGCGGCGGCCCGCACGGTCGCCGAGTCGACCCGCCTGTTCCAGCTGGCCGAGTCCCTGGGCGGCATCGAGTCGCTCATGAACTACCCGGCGGAGATGACCCACGCCTCCGTGGCCGGCACCGAGCTGGCCGTCCCGGACGACCTGCTGCGCCTGTCCGTGGGCATCGAGGACGCCGAGGACCTCGTGGCCGACCTCGAGCACGCCCTGGAGGCCCTCGCCGGCTGA